In Streptomyces dangxiongensis, one DNA window encodes the following:
- a CDS encoding nuclear transport factor 2 family protein — MSTEALDPIERLLAERACERLIVEFVRRLDLGDPGSVADLFTPDGVWEWPHGDRRVEGREALRRYFGSRPKDRLSRRMSTNILVTVNSAWAATATSYFATYRVDGYTDGMVPPTLPANVGHYEDTFRKVEDTWFLANRVTLLPFGGETVRLSHPDQS, encoded by the coding sequence ATGTCGACTGAAGCCCTTGACCCAATCGAACGTCTCTTGGCCGAGCGAGCTTGCGAGCGTCTGATCGTCGAGTTCGTGCGCCGCCTTGACCTGGGAGATCCGGGCAGCGTCGCGGACCTCTTCACGCCTGACGGGGTGTGGGAGTGGCCTCACGGCGACCGCAGGGTGGAGGGGCGTGAGGCGCTCCGCCGCTACTTCGGTTCGCGACCCAAGGACCGGCTGTCACGGCGCATGTCGACGAACATCTTGGTCACGGTGAATTCTGCGTGGGCGGCCACCGCCACCTCTTACTTCGCCACTTACCGGGTCGACGGCTATACCGACGGCATGGTGCCCCCGACGCTCCCCGCGAACGTGGGCCACTACGAGGACACGTTCCGGAAGGTCGAGGACACCTGGTTCCTAGCCAACCGGGTCACGCTCCTGCCATTCGGCGGAGAGACGGTGCGTCTCAGCCACCCCGACCAATCATGA
- a CDS encoding sigma-70 family RNA polymerase sigma factor → MTIEPDPSAGTPETPAHAEEVKQFLEVNLAPLLKHLCHEAKEAGLPQQAGEDAVQDALEEAYLSLCAKWTEIQHPKAYLRKVAERKLGEACKQYRRDAPADLTGLDAAATPHRLPLHARHTDLERVVFVRLMVDDMLSGHPRRRPTQGTGGKESNDLTKNQGHAFYMTWVRGDTQHEIGEHLGIKEGTVGAHVDRAKKKLVRKWSGYRRAGQGLPAPQPFDGLAALLPVVLLAGLFSLLLHWAGAPTPIVIGVPLASAATLVMGWWLVRVTRPWRHRASVKRKGGGR, encoded by the coding sequence ATGACCATCGAACCCGACCCCAGCGCCGGAACGCCTGAGACCCCAGCGCACGCGGAAGAGGTCAAGCAGTTCCTTGAGGTGAATCTCGCGCCGCTGCTGAAGCACCTTTGCCACGAGGCCAAGGAAGCGGGCCTTCCTCAACAAGCCGGCGAGGACGCGGTCCAGGATGCCCTCGAGGAAGCCTACCTGTCTCTGTGTGCAAAATGGACCGAGATCCAGCACCCCAAGGCGTATCTGCGGAAGGTGGCTGAGCGCAAGCTCGGTGAGGCTTGCAAGCAGTACCGGCGCGATGCGCCAGCAGATCTGACAGGGCTCGACGCCGCGGCCACACCCCACCGTTTGCCCCTCCACGCCAGGCACACCGACCTTGAACGTGTGGTGTTTGTCCGCCTGATGGTGGACGACATGCTCAGCGGGCACCCACGGAGGCGGCCAACGCAGGGCACAGGAGGAAAGGAAAGCAACGACCTGACGAAAAATCAGGGTCATGCCTTCTATATGACGTGGGTGCGCGGCGACACGCAGCATGAGATCGGCGAGCATCTCGGCATCAAGGAAGGCACCGTGGGAGCACATGTAGACAGAGCTAAGAAGAAGCTCGTACGCAAATGGTCGGGGTACCGCCGAGCTGGGCAGGGGCTCCCGGCACCGCAACCCTTTGACGGTCTCGCCGCCCTGCTGCCGGTTGTCCTGCTGGCGGGGCTGTTCAGCCTGCTGTTGCACTGGGCGGGTGCTCCCACCCCGATCGTCATCGGTGTGCCCCTGGCAAGTGCAGCCACCCTCGTAATGGGATGGTGGCTGGTGCGAGTCACACGGCCATGGCGCCACCGGGCATCTGTAAAGAGGAAGGGCGGCGGGCGGTAA
- a CDS encoding M48 family metallopeptidase — translation MAAVMLLAGLVILLLAVAVGLVAVTAWYVLIDSSKGYGLSGNTLRFAMLTVAVIAITVTAWRAAAKAPSPEGVSLDTACIPELWELVGDLAARLEVRPPDEIVLMAGTDVHVAEEAEWLGLLPGRRQLRLGVAGLMCLSVGELKTVLVHELSHYARRDTRFDPVVFQGSVALQRAIARMDPFASDVQLIWLVRPFLLGYSWIFHTVARPIQQRQELAADRAAVALAGKAPAISALRKHVDTDQYWAKYLDACHVDKARDYVLAGIHENFRGFLTAVPIPVGAGPLPKPSESSRWDTHPPVSLRIGAMREMDTADWSPSPADERPASDLLPAFDTIVPGPDLNGKEGLDTFGTRLDMLLFPALQRPEPRPLTEHVRSVCQAKHSDAADVLYRVTARFAKQADAGLTDVLKVLADGAAAPLAAALTRARPTQARWDDTDESLDINPTYLLTSGLASALAVTAVSCEAAHWHQSWPWQIDLLASDGTPMDVWSWANDAVSEPKSVPGVKQSLAEARVREDAGHPIPSAASVDADVIGAMANARVNGNLFGRLYDVLICSRGLVFLPGNRRDFSKARMAALVDELRSGEQRVSDVSLAYEDIRAATVLHHTRANICFTCHDGTTVKVQETIKAGQYVAGQTEGDSHRARAELRKVASVIQQVGSATGSVAMPRRRARRSRGTNFIAAGALLLLTMLITAVIKTISGDRIKWSLWLFAAVGAVLVVLGTVRRRGR, via the coding sequence GTGGCCGCGGTGATGCTGCTCGCAGGGCTTGTCATCCTCCTGCTGGCAGTTGCGGTGGGACTGGTAGCCGTCACCGCGTGGTACGTGCTGATCGATAGCAGTAAAGGTTACGGGCTCAGTGGCAATACCCTCAGATTTGCCATGCTGACAGTGGCGGTCATCGCGATAACAGTCACCGCCTGGCGTGCCGCCGCCAAGGCGCCGTCGCCCGAGGGTGTCAGTTTGGACACAGCCTGCATTCCCGAACTGTGGGAGCTTGTCGGCGACCTGGCGGCACGCCTTGAGGTGCGACCGCCGGACGAGATCGTCCTCATGGCCGGCACAGATGTGCACGTGGCCGAGGAAGCGGAATGGCTGGGGCTGCTGCCTGGGCGTCGTCAGCTTCGTCTCGGCGTCGCGGGACTCATGTGCCTGAGTGTGGGCGAGCTTAAGACGGTGCTCGTGCATGAGCTGAGTCACTACGCCCGCCGGGATACACGGTTTGACCCGGTGGTCTTCCAGGGAAGCGTTGCGCTCCAAAGGGCGATCGCCCGGATGGACCCCTTCGCCAGCGATGTTCAGCTCATCTGGCTGGTACGTCCCTTCCTTCTCGGGTATTCGTGGATCTTCCACACAGTGGCACGGCCGATCCAGCAACGGCAGGAGCTCGCGGCCGACCGTGCGGCGGTCGCCCTGGCAGGCAAGGCTCCCGCGATCAGCGCGCTGCGCAAACACGTGGACACTGACCAGTACTGGGCGAAGTACCTGGACGCATGCCATGTAGACAAGGCGCGGGACTATGTGCTGGCTGGCATCCATGAGAACTTCCGCGGGTTTCTTACCGCAGTGCCCATTCCAGTTGGCGCTGGGCCTCTACCGAAGCCCTCAGAGTCCTCTCGGTGGGACACGCACCCGCCAGTCTCCCTACGAATCGGCGCTATGCGCGAGATGGACACTGCGGACTGGTCGCCGTCGCCAGCCGATGAACGACCCGCCAGTGACTTGCTCCCCGCTTTTGACACTATTGTGCCCGGCCCCGACCTTAACGGTAAGGAGGGGCTGGACACCTTCGGCACGAGACTCGACATGCTGCTGTTCCCTGCTCTGCAACGCCCGGAGCCACGCCCGCTGACAGAGCACGTTCGCTCCGTGTGCCAAGCGAAGCACAGTGATGCCGCTGATGTGCTTTACCGCGTCACTGCCCGTTTCGCCAAGCAGGCGGACGCAGGCCTCACTGACGTGCTGAAGGTGCTCGCCGACGGGGCGGCGGCGCCGCTCGCAGCCGCGCTCACACGGGCCCGACCGACCCAAGCCAGATGGGACGATACCGACGAATCATTGGACATCAACCCCACCTACCTGCTCACAAGCGGACTTGCGAGCGCCTTGGCTGTCACCGCCGTAAGCTGCGAGGCCGCCCACTGGCACCAGTCATGGCCTTGGCAGATTGATCTCCTGGCTAGCGACGGCACACCCATGGACGTGTGGTCGTGGGCCAACGATGCAGTGAGCGAGCCAAAGTCCGTCCCAGGTGTTAAGCAGTCACTGGCCGAGGCTCGTGTGAGGGAGGATGCTGGCCACCCCATACCCTCTGCCGCGTCCGTCGACGCAGACGTGATCGGCGCGATGGCAAACGCGCGAGTGAACGGAAACCTCTTTGGACGCCTCTACGACGTTCTGATCTGCTCCCGTGGTCTTGTGTTCCTCCCGGGCAACAGACGGGATTTCAGCAAGGCGCGGATGGCCGCCTTGGTGGATGAACTCCGCTCGGGAGAGCAGAGGGTTTCAGATGTCAGCCTGGCCTACGAAGACATCCGCGCAGCGACCGTGCTGCACCACACACGCGCGAACATCTGCTTCACCTGCCATGACGGGACGACCGTGAAGGTGCAGGAGACCATCAAAGCTGGGCAGTATGTGGCCGGCCAAACCGAGGGCGACAGCCACCGTGCCCGCGCCGAGCTGCGGAAAGTGGCCAGTGTCATCCAGCAGGTCGGCTCGGCAACAGGCTCAGTCGCCATGCCTCGCCGAAGAGCTCGGCGCAGCCGGGGGACAAACTTCATCGCCGCAGGCGCGCTTCTGCTGCTCACCATGCTCATCACCGCCGTGATCAAAACGATCTCTGGGGACCGGATCAAATGGTCCCTGTGGTTGTTTGCGGCCGTCGGGGCCGTACTCGTCGTCCTCGGGACTGTGCGGCGGCGAGGGCGGTGA
- a CDS encoding SDR family NAD(P)-dependent oxidoreductase, with protein MTARFTGKTVLVTGAGSGIGRAIALAFAAEGASVVAAGRTAPSLDETVALIEKEGGTAAAVTADVTRSEDVKALVGRTVEHFGSLDVAVNNAGVFRGGAPVADLPEEDWRSLLDINVTGVLFSLQAEIAQMRNQPTGGAIVNIAANLGAHRRTPGLAGYIASKAAVSALTRAAALDHIAEGIRINAVSPGPSATPMSLRPGETDADRADRMKRVSPLGRVSSTAEIAAAVLYLASPDAASVVGSDLVVDGGAAA; from the coding sequence ATGACCGCACGTTTCACCGGCAAGACCGTCCTCGTCACGGGAGCAGGCTCCGGCATCGGCCGGGCCATCGCTCTCGCTTTCGCCGCCGAAGGGGCCTCGGTGGTCGCGGCCGGACGTACCGCGCCATCGCTCGACGAGACAGTCGCCCTGATCGAGAAGGAGGGAGGCACAGCGGCCGCGGTCACCGCCGACGTAACCCGCTCCGAGGACGTCAAAGCTCTGGTCGGCCGCACCGTCGAACACTTCGGCAGCCTCGATGTCGCCGTCAACAATGCTGGAGTCTTCCGGGGCGGCGCACCCGTAGCCGACCTCCCGGAGGAGGACTGGCGCAGCCTGCTCGACATCAACGTCACCGGCGTCCTGTTCAGTCTCCAGGCCGAAATCGCCCAGATGCGTAACCAGCCCACCGGCGGCGCGATCGTCAACATCGCCGCCAACCTCGGCGCCCACCGCCGCACTCCGGGCTTGGCCGGCTACATCGCCAGCAAAGCGGCCGTCTCCGCGTTGACCCGGGCAGCTGCTCTGGACCACATAGCCGAGGGGATCCGCATCAACGCTGTAAGTCCCGGCCCGTCCGCCACACCCATGTCACTGCGCCCCGGTGAGACCGACGCCGACCGCGCCGACCGGATGAAGAGAGTCTCCCCGCTGGGGCGTGTCTCATCCACCGCCGAGATCGCAGCAGCGGTGCTGTATCTGGCCTCGCCGGACGCCGCCTCCGTGGTCGGCAGCGACCTCGTCGTCGACGGCGGCGCCGCCGCCTAA
- a CDS encoding MFS transporter yields MVSQIDGGEVAVTRWWNATPAGTSTAAASGAAFALLGTVQMSLIFTLTSLTVPLPRIGREFSLDRDDLILLSAAYGLAFSGLLLFGGRVADRFGGRRGLSAGLLVFTAASLATLLVPGPETLLTARFGQGVGAALTAPAAMAVLRAVFPQPAAYARAMVTWGGLSVVGATAGNLLSGVISALTSWRLAFAVPVAVGALALVLAPRLLPPTPGERNRSLDPLGALLATAGITLVSYGLVVTDVHPWGSSAVLAPLLAGATLLVGFLTTERRAHDPLLPLEFLRDHRRALALAAIGLTAAGTATTFVLLSLHLQQDRGWSALQTSAAFVPFAVALLVTGRITGRLIARYGASAVTTSGLTLSATGLALLALTGLAPHTPYVYGLLPGLLTLPAGGAASFAGAAVLATDGVEPQQTGLAGGVMNTAMELGPTVIFAAALTLGSDATSLAAMTVAFTAAAFLNARTK; encoded by the coding sequence ATGGTCAGTCAAATAGATGGGGGAGAAGTGGCCGTGACGCGGTGGTGGAACGCCACGCCCGCAGGCACCTCGACCGCGGCTGCGTCCGGCGCAGCCTTCGCGCTGCTCGGCACCGTACAGATGTCGCTCATTTTCACGCTCACTTCGCTCACCGTGCCGCTACCCCGTATCGGCCGCGAGTTCTCCCTCGACCGGGACGACTTAATTCTCCTCAGCGCCGCTTACGGGTTGGCCTTCTCCGGACTGCTCCTCTTCGGCGGCCGCGTCGCCGACCGGTTCGGTGGGCGACGCGGCCTCTCCGCCGGGCTGCTTGTGTTCACTGCGGCGTCCCTTGCCACGCTGCTCGTCCCGGGTCCGGAAACGCTGCTCACCGCGCGCTTCGGGCAAGGGGTCGGTGCGGCGCTGACCGCGCCCGCCGCCATGGCCGTGCTACGCGCGGTCTTCCCCCAACCCGCTGCATACGCGAGGGCGATGGTCACCTGGGGTGGTCTCTCGGTCGTGGGCGCGACCGCAGGGAACCTGCTCTCCGGGGTCATCTCGGCGCTCACGTCCTGGCGGCTGGCCTTCGCCGTCCCGGTCGCAGTGGGCGCTCTCGCCCTCGTCCTCGCACCGCGGCTGCTTCCCCCAACCCCGGGCGAGCGAAACCGCTCCCTGGATCCGCTGGGTGCGCTTCTCGCCACCGCCGGAATCACCCTGGTCAGCTACGGCCTCGTCGTCACCGATGTTCATCCTTGGGGATCGTCGGCCGTCCTTGCCCCCCTGCTCGCCGGAGCTACCCTCCTCGTAGGGTTCTTGACCACTGAGCGCCGCGCCCACGACCCTCTGCTCCCCCTCGAATTCCTCCGCGACCACCGCCGAGCCCTCGCGCTGGCCGCCATCGGCCTGACCGCTGCCGGGACCGCCACGACGTTCGTCCTGCTCTCGCTCCATCTCCAGCAGGACCGCGGCTGGTCGGCGCTGCAGACTTCCGCCGCCTTCGTTCCCTTCGCGGTGGCACTGCTCGTAACGGGCCGTATCACAGGCCGGCTCATTGCCAGATACGGAGCATCAGCCGTTACCACCTCCGGGCTCACTCTCTCCGCGACGGGTCTCGCGCTGCTCGCACTCACCGGTCTGGCACCGCACACCCCGTATGTGTACGGACTCCTCCCTGGCCTGCTCACGCTGCCGGCGGGCGGAGCCGCCAGCTTCGCGGGGGCTGCTGTCCTCGCGACAGACGGGGTGGAGCCGCAGCAGACCGGACTCGCGGGCGGCGTCATGAACACCGCGATGGAACTGGGCCCCACCGTCATCTTCGCTGCCGCTCTCACTCTGGGCTCCGACGCCACCTCACTCGCCGCGATGACGGTTGCCTTCACCGCTGCTGCTTTCCTCAATGCCCGCACCAAATAA
- a CDS encoding TetR/AcrR family transcriptional regulator — protein MARTKEFDPDAALQSALELFWQRGYEATSMADLVERLGIGRASIYATFGNKHELYLKALDRYNESRDAGLLCELSQPGPALPVVRTVVRRFAAEASSNDQRGKGCFVTNTAAELGAQDPAAARRVEASWAHIETLLHSALERAHAQGELSADRDPRTLARMLLVLMQGLRVVGKASNDPGRVRDAAEQALRLLD, from the coding sequence GTGGCCAGAACCAAGGAATTCGACCCGGACGCCGCACTGCAGTCAGCCCTGGAGCTGTTCTGGCAGCGTGGCTACGAGGCGACCTCGATGGCGGACCTCGTCGAACGCCTCGGCATCGGGCGCGCCAGCATCTACGCGACCTTCGGCAACAAGCACGAGCTGTATCTGAAGGCGCTGGACCGGTACAACGAGAGCCGGGATGCGGGTCTTCTGTGCGAACTGTCCCAGCCGGGCCCTGCACTGCCTGTCGTGCGGACGGTGGTACGGCGTTTCGCGGCCGAGGCGAGCTCCAACGATCAGCGTGGCAAAGGGTGCTTCGTCACCAACACTGCCGCCGAGCTGGGTGCGCAAGACCCGGCGGCGGCCCGCCGGGTCGAGGCAAGCTGGGCGCACATCGAGACCCTGCTGCACTCAGCGCTGGAGCGGGCCCACGCACAGGGCGAACTATCCGCGGATCGCGATCCGCGGACGCTCGCACGGATGCTGCTGGTGCTGATGCAAGGCCTGCGGGTGGTCGGCAAGGCGTCGAATGACCCGGGCCGGGTGCGGGACGCGGCCGAGCAGGCACTGAGGCTGCTGGACTGA
- a CDS encoding FtsX-like permease family protein has translation MALGLAERRRTFAIATVLGAKSGQLRGMVLTEALLLAADGLAGGALIGWALSEMLVKVLTGVFVPPPASLSVPGGYLALTAGAAVVAVLAAALNGIRSAGRPAVEELRDL, from the coding sequence CTGGCCCTCGGACTCGCCGAACGCCGCCGCACTTTCGCCATCGCCACAGTCCTCGGTGCCAAGAGCGGCCAGTTGCGCGGCATGGTCCTCACCGAGGCCCTGCTGCTGGCCGCCGACGGTCTGGCCGGGGGCGCGCTCATCGGGTGGGCGCTGTCCGAGATGCTCGTGAAGGTCCTGACGGGCGTCTTCGTTCCGCCGCCCGCGAGCCTGTCGGTGCCCGGCGGCTACCTGGCCCTGACCGCGGGCGCGGCCGTCGTCGCCGTACTGGCCGCCGCGCTGAACGGCATCCGCAGCGCCGGCCGGCCCGCCGTGGAGGAACTGCGCGACCTGTGA
- a CDS encoding response regulator produces MRTHATAAPSRHRVLVVEDDDTIGRHLETGLRGNGYTPTWSRTGSAALAETAHTPYDVLLLDLGLPDIDGLDVARAVRARHPDLLIVILTARTDDIDVIAGLDAGADDYLVKPFSLTVLLARLRAHLRHRVVATPPQQPLRLADLDLDVVARRCRQIRIRGRGRAPAEGAFVPVDRERRGAVGGREHRDSAC; encoded by the coding sequence ATGCGCACGCACGCGACCGCCGCTCCCAGCCGCCACCGCGTCCTCGTCGTAGAGGACGACGACACCATCGGCCGCCATCTGGAAACCGGCCTGCGCGGCAACGGCTACACACCGACCTGGAGCCGGACGGGTTCCGCAGCCCTGGCCGAGACCGCGCACACCCCGTACGACGTGCTGCTGCTCGACCTGGGGCTGCCCGACATCGACGGTCTGGACGTCGCGCGCGCCGTGCGCGCCCGGCACCCAGACCTCCTGATCGTCATCCTGACGGCCCGCACGGACGACATCGACGTCATCGCCGGGCTGGACGCGGGGGCCGATGACTACCTCGTCAAGCCGTTCAGCCTGACCGTGCTGCTCGCCCGGCTCCGCGCCCATCTGCGCCACCGGGTCGTCGCCACGCCGCCGCAGCAACCCCTCCGGCTGGCCGACCTCGACCTCGACGTCGTGGCCCGCCGCTGCCGTCAAATTCGGATCCGTGGAAGAGGTCGTGCTCCGGCTGAAGGAGCTTTTGTTCCCGTCGATCGCGAACGTCGCGGTGCTGTCGGTGGACGTGAACATCGCGATAGTGCGTGTTGA
- a CDS encoding ISL3 family transposase — MEEVVLRLKELLFPSIANVAVLSVDVNIAIVRVDVQCTTAGAACPECGAWSTRVHSSYLRLPADVPSAGRRVVLQLRVRRFRCPTTLCPRRTLVEQISGLTRRHGQRTERLRSTLAALGLALAGRAGARLAAVLGVSVSRSTVLRLVNALPEPEVPAPRVVGVDEYAIRKGRHYGTALVDVETRRPIDLLPDRKASSLAAWLARRPDVEVVCRDRAPFFAEGAAAGARSRPRTGGISGTT, encoded by the coding sequence GTGGAAGAGGTCGTGCTCCGGCTGAAGGAGCTTTTGTTCCCGTCGATCGCGAACGTCGCGGTGCTGTCGGTGGACGTGAACATCGCGATAGTGCGTGTTGACGTGCAGTGCACCACGGCTGGCGCTGCCTGCCCCGAGTGTGGGGCCTGGTCGACCCGCGTTCACAGTTCCTACCTGCGGCTTCCCGCCGACGTGCCGAGCGCCGGGCGAAGGGTTGTGCTGCAACTTCGCGTCCGGCGGTTCCGGTGCCCGACGACGTTGTGTCCGCGCCGGACCTTGGTGGAGCAGATATCCGGCCTCACCCGAAGGCACGGTCAGCGCACGGAACGACTGCGTTCGACCCTGGCCGCCCTCGGTCTCGCCCTGGCCGGCCGGGCCGGCGCCCGGCTGGCCGCCGTCCTCGGCGTGTCCGTGAGCCGGAGCACGGTCTTGCGCCTGGTCAACGCGCTTCCCGAGCCGGAAGTACCGGCGCCGAGGGTGGTCGGCGTCGACGAGTACGCCATCCGCAAGGGCCGCCACTACGGCACTGCCCTGGTGGACGTCGAAACCCGCCGTCCGATCGATCTCCTCCCGGACCGCAAGGCATCCAGTCTGGCAGCCTGGCTCGCTCGGCGGCCAGACGTCGAGGTGGTCTGCCGGGACCGAGCACCGTTCTTTGCCGAGGGCGCCGCCGCCGGAGCGCGGTCCAGGCCGCGGACAGGTGGCATCTCTGGCACAACCTGA
- a CDS encoding transposase, producing MHALLKAGNSQRSIQGQPGMTWRTVKQFADAAKPEDLFTGQWQHRPSVPDDYKPYLDDRWNEGCTNAWKLWEEIVPLGYEGCYQRVRAYLHDKRTSPRPVTARPPPPRTVAGWILRHPDNLTESEQIQPKSVRTHCPELDALTSHVRYFATMLTERQGQRLPDWLEAVRQDDLPSLHALAAGIDRDRDAVIAGLTLPWNSGVVKGHVNRIELSQNLSWDSVCRPAPESLGDQ from the coding sequence GTGCACGCCCTGCTGAAGGCAGGGAACAGCCAACGCTCGATCCAGGGACAGCCCGGGATGACCTGGCGGACCGTCAAACAGTTCGCCGACGCTGCGAAGCCGGAGGACCTGTTCACCGGCCAATGGCAGCACCGGCCCTCCGTCCCCGACGACTACAAGCCCTACCTGGACGACCGTTGGAACGAAGGCTGCACCAACGCCTGGAAGCTGTGGGAAGAGATCGTGCCGCTCGGCTACGAAGGCTGCTACCAGCGCGTTCGCGCCTACCTGCACGACAAACGCACCTCACCACGGCCGGTGACCGCACGGCCGCCCCCGCCCCGAACGGTCGCCGGATGGATCCTCCGGCACCCCGACAACCTGACCGAGTCCGAGCAGATCCAACCCAAGTCCGTCCGGACGCACTGCCCCGAACTCGACGCTCTGACCAGCCACGTCCGGTACTTCGCGACCATGCTCACCGAGCGCCAGGGCCAACGCCTGCCGGACTGGCTCGAGGCCGTCCGGCAGGACGACCTGCCCAGCCTCCACGCCCTCGCCGCCGGCATCGACCGAGATCGCGATGCCGTCATCGCCGGCCTGACCCTGCCCTGGAACTCCGGCGTCGTCAAAGGCCATGTCAACCGGATCGAGCTGAGCCAGAACCTTTCTTGGGACAGCGTTTGTCGACCGGCTCCGGAGTCATTGGGCGATCAGTAG
- a CDS encoding cation diffusion facilitator family transporter: MDNGGHPHDHGHGQHHEEHGHGDSRWSRLRHQLGHMLAPHSHEAGDKVDSSMETSREGMRTLWLSLGILGATTVVQAVIVAVSGSVALLGDTIHNAADALTAVPLGIAFVLGRREANRRYTYGYGRAEDLAGIAIVLTIAASSALAAYEAVDRLLNPRDVTHLWAVAIAAVAGFAGNEWVARYRIRTGRRIGSAALVADGLHARTDGFTSLAVLLGAGGAAIGRRWADPVVGLLITIAILAVLKDAAREVYRRLMDSVDPELITTAETALREVDGVLDVGQVRMRWIGHTLRAEADIVVHPHHTVVHAHALAVNAEHALIHAIPRLTAATVHTDHTTHGGNPHAALAHHTG; encoded by the coding sequence ATGGACAACGGTGGGCACCCTCACGACCACGGCCACGGGCAGCATCACGAAGAACACGGACACGGTGATTCGCGGTGGTCCCGGCTTCGCCACCAGCTCGGGCACATGCTCGCCCCGCACAGCCATGAGGCAGGGGACAAGGTCGATTCCTCGATGGAGACCTCCCGCGAGGGCATGCGGACCTTGTGGCTGTCGCTGGGCATCCTGGGGGCGACCACGGTGGTACAGGCCGTGATCGTGGCGGTGTCGGGGTCGGTGGCGCTGCTGGGGGACACGATCCACAACGCGGCCGACGCGCTGACCGCTGTCCCGCTGGGAATCGCGTTCGTGCTGGGACGGCGTGAGGCCAACCGCCGCTACACCTACGGCTACGGCCGCGCCGAGGACCTGGCCGGCATCGCGATCGTGCTGACCATCGCCGCATCATCCGCTCTGGCCGCCTACGAAGCCGTCGACCGCCTCCTCAACCCCCGCGACGTCACTCACCTGTGGGCGGTCGCCATTGCCGCAGTTGCCGGGTTCGCCGGCAACGAGTGGGTGGCCCGCTACCGCATCCGCACCGGCCGCCGCATCGGCTCCGCAGCCCTGGTCGCCGACGGTCTGCACGCCCGCACCGACGGCTTCACCTCACTCGCCGTCCTGCTCGGTGCCGGCGGCGCCGCGATCGGCCGGCGCTGGGCGGACCCGGTCGTGGGCCTGCTGATCACCATCGCGATCCTCGCCGTGCTCAAGGACGCAGCCCGCGAGGTCTACCGCCGGCTGATGGACTCCGTCGACCCCGAACTGATCACCACCGCCGAAACCGCGCTGCGCGAGGTCGACGGCGTCCTGGACGTCGGACAGGTCCGGATGCGGTGGATCGGCCACACCCTGCGCGCGGAAGCCGACATTGTTGTCCACCCTCACCACACCGTCGTCCACGCCCACGCCCTGGCCGTGAACGCCGAACACGCCCTCATCCACGCCATTCCCCGGCTGACCGCAGCCACCGTCCACACCGACCACACCACCCACGGCGGCAACCCCCACGCCGCCCTCGCCCACCACACCGGCTGA
- a CDS encoding helix-turn-helix transcriptional regulator, translating to MKNRLRELRAARRWSQADLADRCRVSRQAINAIETERHDPSLPLAFTIADVFGLTIEEIFRPDRTETTGNPA from the coding sequence TTGAAGAACCGACTACGCGAACTGCGTGCAGCTCGCCGGTGGAGCCAGGCCGACCTGGCCGACCGGTGCCGGGTCTCCCGGCAGGCCATCAACGCCATCGAAACCGAGCGGCACGATCCCAGCCTGCCTCTGGCGTTCACCATCGCCGACGTCTTCGGCCTGACCATCGAGGAAATCTTCCGTCCCGACCGGACGGAAACGACGGGCAACCCGGCCTGA